The proteins below are encoded in one region of Triticum aestivum cultivar Chinese Spring chromosome 1B, IWGSC CS RefSeq v2.1, whole genome shotgun sequence:
- the LOC123087094 gene encoding uncharacterized protein isoform X3, producing the protein MARVSGAVAPLTPAVRELVLTQGERRRRWEEDEEVWCQMFGGRAAFHATAPAAALGQQQWVAPELDRWLRERQPLCQHQLLSYARKLRNFRHHRHALESKGWAQLEGWGRASIDSQFYGAQIIATRTPDCNIAIVLTGTVTRQER; encoded by the exons atggctagggtttcgggcgcggtGGCCCCTCTCACTCCGGCGGTGAGGGAGCTGGTGCTGACGcagggggagcggcggcggcggtgggaggaggatgaggaggtgtGGTGCCAGATGTTCGGAGGAAGGGCGGCGTTCCACGCGACGGCACCCGCAGCCGCGCTGGGCCAGCAGCAGTGGGTGGCGCCGGAGCTCGACCGGTGGCTCCGCGAGAGACAACCGCTCTGCCAGCACCAGCTCCTCTCCTACGCCCGCAAGCTCCGCAACTTCAGACATCACAGGCACGCCCTCGAG AGCAAGGGGTGGGCTCAGCTTGAAGGCTGGGGACGGGCATCGATAGACTCCCAGTTCTACGGGGCACAAATCATCGCGACGCGAACACCGGACTGTAACATTGCCATCGTTCTCACTG GTACTGTGACCAGGCAGGAGAGATAA
- the LOC123087094 gene encoding uncharacterized protein isoform X2, translating to MARVSGAVAPLTPAVRELVLTQGERRRRWEEDEEVWCQMFGGRAAFHATAPAAALGQQQWVAPELDRWLRERQPLCQHQLLSYARKLRNFRHHRHALESKGWAQLEGWGRASIDSQFYGAQIIATRTPDCNIAIVLTGEETRYCDQAGEIIQDYLHATGNAI from the exons atggctagggtttcgggcgcggtGGCCCCTCTCACTCCGGCGGTGAGGGAGCTGGTGCTGACGcagggggagcggcggcggcggtgggaggaggatgaggaggtgtGGTGCCAGATGTTCGGAGGAAGGGCGGCGTTCCACGCGACGGCACCCGCAGCCGCGCTGGGCCAGCAGCAGTGGGTGGCGCCGGAGCTCGACCGGTGGCTCCGCGAGAGACAACCGCTCTGCCAGCACCAGCTCCTCTCCTACGCCCGCAAGCTCCGCAACTTCAGACATCACAGGCACGCCCTCGAG AGCAAGGGGTGGGCTCAGCTTGAAGGCTGGGGACGGGCATCGATAGACTCCCAGTTCTACGGGGCACAAATCATCGCGACGCGAACACCGGACTGTAACATTGCCATCGTTCTCACTGGTGAGGAAACCAG GTACTGTGACCAGGCAGGAGAGATAATACAGGACTACCTCCATGCCACTGGAAATGCTATTTAA
- the LOC123087094 gene encoding uncharacterized protein isoform X1 has translation MARVSGAVAPLTPAVRELVLTQGERRRRWEEDEEVWCQMFGGRAAFHATAPAAALGQQQWVAPELDRWLRERQPLCQHQLLSYARKLRNFRHHRHALESKGWAQLEGWGRASIDSQFYGAQIIATRTPDCNIAIVLTGEETRWPSHLNLFLIVARFPWHLHTAR, from the exons atggctagggtttcgggcgcggtGGCCCCTCTCACTCCGGCGGTGAGGGAGCTGGTGCTGACGcagggggagcggcggcggcggtgggaggaggatgaggaggtgtGGTGCCAGATGTTCGGAGGAAGGGCGGCGTTCCACGCGACGGCACCCGCAGCCGCGCTGGGCCAGCAGCAGTGGGTGGCGCCGGAGCTCGACCGGTGGCTCCGCGAGAGACAACCGCTCTGCCAGCACCAGCTCCTCTCCTACGCCCGCAAGCTCCGCAACTTCAGACATCACAGGCACGCCCTCGAG AGCAAGGGGTGGGCTCAGCTTGAAGGCTGGGGACGGGCATCGATAGACTCCCAGTTCTACGGGGCACAAATCATCGCGACGCGAACACCGGACTGTAACATTGCCATCGTTCTCACTGGTGAGGAAACCAGGTGGCCTTCTCACCTCAATCTATTTCTTATTGTTGCTAGGTTCCCGTGGCACTTGCACACAGCCAGGTGA